Proteins co-encoded in one Theileria equi strain WA chromosome 3, complete sequence genomic window:
- a CDS encoding hypothetical protein (encoded by transcript BEWA_001150A) gives MWVSSSKLRMAIAKSKKAKEKGEDENEDFRKGIHDTHKYVFMFIAYCMAPISGVTLLLESVFHCENIANKCYLSYIITGSISTITSLMCLKMSFTALVIYFWLLMPILVLFVPVIYFGNGQTAKTIFIILCGVAGILEAPILSKHISDIKAIPKLCSLNSIFRLPIWVDLHGTVPANHGAYYRHQ, from the coding sequence ATGTGGGTCTCCTCTTCGAAACTCCGTATGGCAATAGCCAAATCAAAGAAGGCAAAAGAAAAGGGGGAGGATGAGAATGAGGATTTTAGGAAGGGTATACATGACACCCACAAGTATGTCTTCATGTTCATTGCCTACTGCATGGCACCCATCTCTGGTGTTACTTTGCTTCTCGAAAGTGTCTTCCACTGCGAAAACATCGCAAACAAGTGTTACTTGTCATATATTATCACTGGTTCTATCTCCACCATAACATCCCTCATGTGCCTTAAGATGAGCTTCACCGCCTTGGTAATTTACTTCTGGCTGCTCATGCCTATTCTGGTTCTATTTGTCCCAGTCATATATTTTGGGAACGGACAAACTGCTAAAACGatctttatcattctttgtGGAGTAGCTGGGATTCTCGAGGCGCCAATTCTCTCCAAGCATATTAGTGATATCAAAGCTATTCCTAAACTCTGCAGCCTCAACTCTATATTCCGGCTACCCATTTGGGTCGATCTCCATGGGACTGTTCCAGCTAATCATGGAGCATATTATAGGCACCAGTAG
- a CDS encoding hypothetical protein (encoded by transcript BEWA_001160A) — MYDERVKEIEKEEKKNGQESGNSADAGDSSNGSEKKVQLLGKVIVVVPYYSPRLVIQTVGTVLRVFFHPCLIPFLIDLSNREKLVISLSFMFFDFIGVNYASNFDETIDPSEKTPSQSHLSFVLSRDINLYILGFSSISIASFIVWNIWTCEFEFTNSSFFLLTLASVNGFIGGIFTGRGLNGSFSLIEYYNTQTRADGTKIIGDDIIKLDNIINDIALSLDYILCFLMSLFSNITERFILNHKNSREYILSNNKGDLSIETVNALLMQFKGSL; from the coding sequence ATGTATGACGAGCGTGTCAAAGAGattgaaaaggaggaaaagaagaatggGCAGGAGAGTGGTAACAGTGCTGATGCTGGCGATAGTAGTAACGGAAGCGAAAAAAAGGTACAACTGTTAGGCAAGGTCATAGTGGTTGTGCCGTATTATTCACCTCGCCTTGTTATACAGACTGTTGGAACTGTCCTGAGGGTGTTCTTCCACCCCTGTCTCATACCGTTCCTTATAGATTTGTCTAACAGAGAGAAGCTTGTCATCTCACTTTCTTTCATGTTCTTTGACTTTATAGGTGTGAATTATGCCAgcaattttgatgaaacTATTGACCCATCTGAAAAGACTCCTTCTCAGTCTCATCTTTCATTTGTGTTGTCGAGGGATATcaatctttatattttggGGTTTTCGTCTATTTCCATTGCCTCATTTATTGtctggaacatttggaCCTGCGAATTTGAATTCACCaactcttcattcttcctcctgaCATTGGCGTCCGTAAATGGCTTTATTGGGGGAATCTTTACTGGAAGGGGTTTGAATGGTTCATTTTCCCTCATTGAGTACTACAACACTCAGACGAGGGCAGACGGAACAAAGATTATAGGAGATGATATCATTAAGCTTGACAATATCATTAACGATATTGCACTCTCTCTTGATTACATCTTATGCTTTTTAATGTCTCTATTCTCTAACATTACTGAAAGATTCATACTCaatcacaaaaattccagagagtACATTCTCAGCAACAACAAGGGCGATTTATCAATCGAAACTGTAAATGCTCtactaatgcagtttaaaGGGTCATTATAA
- a CDS encoding signal peptide-containing protein (encoded by transcript BEWA_001170A) translates to MFLVYTLYIFCLSTTCSYGSDTTSVKPPESCFTLDLSAPYGDRIDVLKGAFGEYDDVSYYPNTGNCIDEVRDGQETIWTAEGNDKCVMAYSISKQNGFSLLLLRISNGNVRYGAFEKVEGKWKSFNKEEFENRWKHLVDSTAPTSKFPDNISDLEHV, encoded by the coding sequence ATGTTTTTGGTATATACACTCTACATTTTCTGTTTATCCACTACATGTAGCTATGGAAGCGATACTACGAGTGTAAAACCTCCAGAGTCATGTTTTACTTTGGACCTCTCTGCTCCGTATGGAGACAGAATCGACGTTTTAAAGGGGGcttttggagaatatgATGATGTGTCATATTATCCAAACACAGGAAATTGTATAGATGAGGTTAGGGATGGACAGGAAACGATATGGACGGCTGAAGGAAACGACAAGTGCGTGATGGCATATTCAATCTCCAAACAAAACGGCTTTTCGCTACTATTATTACGTATATCTAATGGGAATGTTAGATATGGAGcatttgaaaaggtagagGGCAAATGGAAGTCCTTTAATAAAgaagaatttgaaaatagATGGAAGCATCTTGTAGATTCCACAGCTCCAACGTCAAAATTTCCGGATAATATAAGCGACTTAGAACATGTTTGA
- a CDS encoding hypothetical protein (encoded by transcript BEWA_001180A), protein MEECKKGQFDAFQFTGSGLKICSDFDILSAAPLKSSPGSYAVLHKRAFESLGAQVALNEDFECSGIATKRDSDSLQKLIQEVDHGSNVSLSLLGDSFKATQCWTPEKRTKKRGNVILLNVKGITPRTIKIKTRQCFINGSIQPDDYNKIYFAGDVIPASL, encoded by the exons ATGGAG GAATGCAAGAAGGGACAGTTTGACGCTTTTCAATTCACAGGGAGCGGACTGAAGATTTGCAGCgattttgacattttatCTGCAGCTCCTCTGAAATCTTCACCTGG GAGTTACGCGGTGCTACACAAGAGAGCGTTCGAATCGCTTGGAGCTCAGGTGGCCCTTAACGAAGACTTTGAGTGCTCTGGAATCGCCACAAAGAGGGACTCTGACTCTCTGCAGAAGCTCATACAAGAG GTTGACCATGGAAGTAACGTATCTCTAAGTCTCCTCGGGGATTCCTTCAAGGCAACTCAGTGTTGGACGCCAGAAAAGAGGACCAAGAAGCGAGGGAATGTAATTCTGCTAAACGTCAAGGGAATAACGCCGAGGACCATAAAAATCAAGACTAGGCAGTGTTTTATCAACGGATCG ATACAACCTGACGACTACAATAAAATTTACTTTGCCGGTGACGTGATCCCCGCGTCACTATAA
- a CDS encoding hypothetical protein (encoded by transcript BEWA_001190A) — MVKLKKTSKRQELSRKYNIQRMVSAHKKKIRKLAKKGEHIVPKRKIPEIPNCIFKKDILENLKRSKEIVEKNKKAKNGQPKVEELAKQLDKKIIFLLNKADLVPKNVCLEWLEYFRAFYPTLIVKTRLANYGRFNFFNVGNTQDIPEYILKSSSHLIGVTNLYDILSNYSRCDDSRQNIVVCVVGYPNVGKSSLINSLLLLKSHRNVKGHKRLNTISAEFGSTKKTHCNQIDKYIQVYDTPGIIYNDTGNRITIYNEISKGGISDPIDTFSRLFRHIQNNEYVSRVLNRQASSSSGQSQDVDMEPQGVDHCMIFLSNFAIMRGKLRIGSPDLNAAAICFFESLSKGHLQYFALPNVDGLHLVEFKKAQREVHEKEFKYTREKPPESKLGILNKKRKKEAKKMRKLMDSLIH; from the exons ATGGTAAAGCTAAAGA AGACATCCAAAAGGCAGGAACTCTCGAGAAAGTACAAT ATCCAGCGCATGGTATCGGCGCACAAGAAAAAGATTCGCAAACTGGCCAAGAAGGGTGAACACA TTGTtccaaagaggaagattCCAGAGATTCCAAACTGCATATTCAAAAAGGACATCCTTGAGAACTTGAAGAGGAGCAAGGAGATTGTggagaagaataaaaaggCTAAAAATGG ACAGCCAAAAGTTGAGGAACTTGCAAAGCAACTTGATAAGAAAATTATATTCCTTCTAAACAAGGCCGACCTGGTTCCAAAAAACGTATGCCTTGAGTGGCTCGAGTACTTTAGGGCATTTTATCCTACTCTCATTGTAAAGACTAGACTGGCAAACTATGGACgttttaattttttcaatgtTGGAAACACGCAGGATATTCCAGAGTATATTCTAAAGAGCTCATCTCATCTCATTGGAGTCACAAATTTGTACGACATACTCTCAAACTATTCCAGATGTGACGACTCTCGACAGAATATTGTTGTTTGCGTTGTAGGATATCCAAATGTCGGAAAGTCTAGTTTAATAAATAGCTTGTTGCTTTTGAAATCTCATAGAAATGTAAAGGGTCACAAGAGACTGAATACAATATCTGCAGAGTTTGGATCGACAAAAAAGACACACTGCAACCAGATTGACAAGTATATTCAGGTTTATGATACTCCAG GTATTATTTACAATGACACTGGAAATCGTATAACGATATATAATGAAATCAGCAAGGGTGGGATTAGTGATCCTATTGATACATTTTCGAGGCTTTTTAGACATATTCAGAATAATGAATATGTATCGCGAGTTTTAAATCGACAAGCCAGCTCCAGCTCTGGCCAATCGCAGGACGTGGATATGGAACCCCAAGGGGTTGATCATTGTATGATATTTCTTTCAAACTTTGCTATTATGAGGGGAAAACTTAGAATTGGTTCTCCTGATTTGAATGCAGCTGCAATTTGTTTTTTCGAATCCCTTTCCAAGGGCCACCTTCAGTATTTTGCATTACCAAACGTGGACGGATTACACCTCGTGGAGTTCAAAAAGGCGCAAAGGGAGGTTCACGAAAAGGAGTTTAAATATACGAGAGAGAAGCCTCCAGAGAGCAAGCTTGGGATATTGAAcaaaaagaggaaaaagGAGGCAAAGAAGATGAGAAAGCTCATGGATAGTTTAATACATTAG
- a CDS encoding hypothetical protein (encoded by transcript BEWA_001200A): protein MTTETEAKGEIEKNIKDVTKILEEIVELINKLSGDESGKEQKRGRRKRSTSPKDTSVVYTFKTLENVTNTVSALLVVLFIHYICGTVDSDGVKVVNAISYGLRSMVEMVIEQLETVKHKITAAYAIKEAASMSAYWVSFIDEESGNAIKKAAEKVFGETIVKTVRTALTDVIVKSAGVTQVTAEYTIESIKKIIESTVPGTQFFDTVRQTVAILDAMSRTRPLVSQECNILLKVIDETVGRLYKSAENIIVLTIIVYESKTKGTGMRLHLHRHYHRHSHRHEHKRTYPLTFKLPFLSR, encoded by the coding sequence ATGACTACTGAAACTGAAGCCAAAGGTGAAATTGAGAAGAACATCAAGGATGTCACAAAGATACTGGAAGAGATAGTTGAGCTTATAAATAAGCTGTCAGGTGATGAAAGTGGCAAAGAACAAAAAAGGGggagaaggaaaaggagtACTAGTCCTAAGGATACCTCTGTAGTATACACTTTCAAAACTCTagaaaatgttacaaacACAGTTTCGGCTCTGCTTGTTGTATTGTTTATACACTATATCTGTGGTACTGTAGACTCCGATGGAGTTAAAGTTGTTAATGCTATATCGTATGGATTAAGATCCATGGTTGAGATGGTTATAGAGCAACTTGAAACTGTGAAGCACAAAATAACGGCAGCATACGCAATTAAGGAAGCTGCTAGTATGAGTGCATATTGGGTATCATttattgatgaagaatcaGGAAATGCAATCAAGAAGGCAGCGGAAAAAGTCTTCGGTGAAACGATAGTTAAGACGGTTAGAACTGCTTTAACGGATGTTATTGTCAAATCCGCAGGTGTTACACAAGTAACAGCCGAATATACTATAGAGTCTATCAAAAAAATTATTGAAAGTACCGTGCCTGGTACACAATTCTTTGATACCGTCAGACAAACTGTAGCAATTCTGGATGCCATGTCAAGAACTAGACCATTAGTAAGCCAAGAGTGCAACATATTGCTAAAAGTAATAGACGAAACAGTAGGAAGACTATACAAATCAGCAGAAAACATTATAGTGCTGACAATAATAGTATATGAGTCGAAGACTAAAGGAACTGGAATGAGACTACACTTGCATAGACACTATCATCGCCATTCGCATAGGCATGAACACAAACGGACATACCCTCTAACTTTCAAGTTGCCATTCCTTTCAAGATAA
- a CDS encoding hypothetical protein (encoded by transcript BEWA_001210A) gives MEDSGSAVSKSPKRGLEVFHKQKFVFSLINLAVFVENFNLQFLFSSMRGLEVSLGFSPEMLSRFTMVEELSAVAFIPVWGLLCDLFEMKYILMLAIFLSGLLSMVLSTISNFGLMLAVRVINGATIGSVTPSTQIYVVRMMNVGLGIAFGILYSVASVARLVCSLIVTKLSPKTVCYHTSRIISVNLSRLKHQNSFSFLCYFTDGPFISLSFLTLYFQHTGLSDFKAGLFTGLVIIGSAIGGALGGVATEYCHRKSPNYGRILFGIICTVLRLFAISMVLFLVLDDYGKSAEPLLTTFLFITGTTLFTIYYVDRGGYNARSRCIAGIGSGLTFSTLMGAIPERIYGYRPIRINLADAPVEHVRRNAIALRNALFIVNVGTLLVSLFLYVLICFSFGSDAAYIRERVKLESTEINTVKKSDERNECRV, from the exons ATGGAAGATAGCGGTAGTGCCGTTTCCAAGTCTCCAAAGAGAGGACTGGAAGTCTTCCACAAacaaaagtttgtattcTCGCTAATAAACTTGGCGGTGTTTGTAGAAAACTTTAATCTCCAGTTCCTGTTCTCATCAATGAGGGGTCTGGAGGTATCGCTGGGATTCTCGCCGGAGATGCTGTCCAGGTTCACCATGGTGGAGGAACTATCCGCAGTCGCATTCATCCCGGTTTGGGGGCTTTTATGCGATTTATTTGAGATGAAATACATACTTATGCTGGCAATATTCCTCTCTGGTCTGCTGTCAATGGTGCTGAGTACCATCTCAAATTTTGGACTG ATGTTGGCAGTGCGTGTAATAAACGGAGCCACAATTGGAAGTGTTACTCCTTCCACTCAGATATATGTGGTCAGGATGATGAATGTTGGCCTTGGAATCGCATTTGGGATCTTATACTCTGTAGCATCTGTAGCTAGGCTAGTGTGTTCACTTATTGTAACTAAATTATCCCCAAAG ACAGTTTGTTATCATACATCTCGGATAATCTCCGTGAATCTTTCTCGACTAAAACATCAAAACTCGTTCTCTTTTTTG TGCTACTTCACCGACGGACCATTCATTTCCCTTTCCTTTCTAACGTTATACTTTCAACACACGGGATTGTCTGATTTTAAGGCAGGATTATTCACTGGTCTAGTAATTATAGGTTCCGCAATTGGTGGCGCTCTTGGAGGCGTTGCTACAGAATACTGCCACAGGAAATCACCAAATTATGGAAGGATACTCTTCG GGATCATTTGCACGGTTTTGAGACTATTTGCAATTTCTATGGTTCTCTTCCTAGTTTTGGATGACTATGGAAAAAGTGCTGAGCCGTTGCTGACAACTTTTCTATTCATAACTGGAACAACACTTTTCACCATTTACTATGTGGATCGCGGAGGTTACAATGCCAGA AGTAGATGCATTGCTGGAATTGGGAGTGGTCTGACCTTCTCAACCTTAATGGGAGCTATACCGGAGCGAATTTACGGCTACAGACCGATAAGGATCAACTTGGCGGATGCCCCTGTGGAACATGTAAGAAGGAATGCAATCGCACTGAGAAATGCACTCTTTATTGTCAATGTTGGCACACTCTTGGTCTCCCTTTTTCTCTACGTATTAATATGCTTCTCGTTCG GCTCTGACGCAGCGTATATTCGAGAGCGAGTAAAGCTAGAAAGCACTGAAATTAACACGGTTAAAAAGTCTGATGaaaggaatgaatgtcGAGTCTAG
- a CDS encoding thioredoxin peroxidase 1, putative (encoded by transcript BEWA_001220A), whose translation MSLRVGLPAPLFKCEAVMPDGSFKEISLSDYLGKKYVCLFFYPLDFTFVCPTEIVAFNDAVAQFEARNVQILGCSVDSKFAHLAWRNTPRDKAGIGNVKFPILSDITKELSTLYDVLMPEAGISLRGLFLIDKKGVLQHSLVNNLPLGRNVNEVLRLVDALQNFETKGEVCPANWKLGEKSMPPTTEGVIAHLTTKLA comes from the exons ATGAGTTTGCGCGTTGGTTTACCAGCCCCTTTGTTCAAATGCGAGGCAGTCATGCCAGATGGCTCCTTCAAGGAAATTTCGCTCTCTGACTACCTCG GCAAGAAGTACGTCTGTCTCTTCTTCTACCCATTGGACTTTACATTTGTCTGCCCTACTGAGATTGTAGCCTTCAACGACGCCGTTGCTCAGTTTGAAGCCCGCAATGTTCAGATTTTGGGATGCTCTGTCGACTCCAAGTTCGCTCATTTGGCATGGAGAAACACCCCAAGGGACAAGGCCGGAATTGGAAACGTCAAGTTCCCAATTCTCTCCGACATCACCAAGGAGCTCTCCACCCTCTATGACGTACTCATGCCAGAAGCCGGAATCTCACTTAGAGGATTGTTCTTGATCGATAAGAAGGGCGTCCTTCAGCATTCACTTGTCAACAACTTGCCACTCGGAAGAAAT GTAAACGAGGTCTTGAGGCTTGTAGATGCTCtccaaaactttgaaaCCAAGGGAGAGGTTTGCCCAGCAAACTGGAAATTGGGTGAGAAGAGCATGCCACCCACCACCGAAGGGGTCATTGCCCACCTCACCACGAAACTGGCATAG
- a CDS encoding signal peptide-containing protein (encoded by transcript BEWA_001230A) produces the protein MSDNEMIIAVLYILLTIASCYLGDPKPIDVDIRKIDKSLFNMQVLEMNGISYTRYLSTPGNIVIKLMDGDQLIWDGKTLENAASMFSVDNLNANTVVITTHGEVETIYNKTPNGWEKGISKDGGFKVEVLKHSVDVPDNSANSIKPNNQTSNQNSHPTIQVHSEILNKMTESSSEVALTAISYVIAIITIYSW, from the coding sequence ATGTCAGATAATGAAATGATTATCGCTGTTTTATATATCTTGCTTACTATCGCTTCATGCTATCTGGGAGACCCGAAACCCATAGATGTTGACATTAGGAAGATTGACAAATCTCTGTTCAATATGCAGGTTTTGGAGATGAATGGAATTTCTTACACTAGGTATCTTTCAACACCTGGAAACATTGTAATAAAGCTGATGGACGGTGACCAACTTATTTGGGATGGTAAAACCTTAGAAAATGCAGCTTCAATGTTTTCGGTAGATAACTTAAATGCAAATACGGTCGTTATAACAACACACGGTGAGGTTGAAACaatttataataaaacaCCAAACGGCTGGGAAAAGGGCATATCAAAAGACGGAGGCTTCAAAGTGGAAGTGCTGAAGCATTCTGTGGATGTACCGGATAATTCTGCGAATTCCATAAAACCGAACAATCAAACATCAAATCAGAATTCGCATCCAACTATACAGGTTCATTcagaaattttaaacaaaatgACTGAAAGTTCTTCGGAAGTGGCCCTAACTGCAATCTCCTACGTGATTGCTATCATAACGATCTACAGTTGGTAG
- a CDS encoding hypothetical protein (encoded by transcript BEWA_001240A) — MKILANLLNIVRVYFGYETPMEKIPVEVDIKRIDPNKFLVEDLHMNGFHFKKYSIGESENLCTVLDDGYEVWYSDQTDSSVTSFIVRDDLEMIILLTSKDVICMRKSNFCWKRLENEGLNFRINAESLAKVVNKERPNFRRTRGFRLSNSKFMDDEMSCFTNGFSFPTLTFCLSILYQTLF, encoded by the coding sequence atGAAGATCCTGGCAAATTTACTGAATATAGTAAGGGTATACTTTGGGTATGAAACTCCTATGGAGAAAATACCAGTTGAGGTCGACATCAAGAGAATTGATCCTAACAAGTTTTTGGTAGAAGATCTTCATATGAATGGATTTCATTTCAAAAAGTACAGCATAGGGGAATCAGAAAATCTATGTACGGTGCTAGATGATGGATATGAAGTATGGTATAGCGACCAAACAGACTCCTCAGTTACATCATTCATTGTCAGGGATGACCTGGAGATGATAATATTGTTGACTTCAAAAGATGTCATTTGCATGAGAAAGTCCAATTTTTGCTGGAAAAGGCTCGAAAATGAGGGATTGAACTTTAGGATTAATGCTGAAAGTCTGGCAAAAGTCGTTAACAAAGAAAGACCAAACTTTCGTAGAACCCGTGGGTTCCGCTTGAGTAATTCAAAGTTCATGGATGATGAGATGTCATGCTTTACTAATGGATTCTCCTTCCCTACACTAACATTTTGTCTGTCCATCCTGTACCAGACGCTCTTTTAG
- a CDS encoding hypothetical protein (encoded by transcript BEWA_001250A), with translation MALPTVTINIKESPDDEPGPITYYGGPLDENKVKLTKAEFPLNSGLWKFTHVASTRILFTVEKVQSGSTNVPDITDIKPKNGEPVKSYSVWYWKYDQSMNNPLFIEIYNKDDTYDYRETKGGGSWNPHDSGSQSTRRLEGRSLEQKLDNLNCKHYKLVNIDLTRNRYRTGNKYCCDKHDTGKKRVTVKGDKIRVSLPGAKEIPYFKHHIGGESELAGIKYNEDGQSSGRRNITLSDHPFPIKGPLTVYVFYCNGSDPKLIYVKEGSPVVNKWFKKGNTGGYTWTETLEGLRNTMPDNIKGCGDGNFDQLVKELKDFGCGYSTCPQQQPPPPPLLYLAVLVLLHLALLLDLQTLCWRPLGIRLQDVVDFFNGALMTMSTSIDINGPMPVMKTEIFNQEQGYCFLEFTTAEYADLCYKLDGIQCNGYSLKLRRPIDFSSSMSSEDTKIFVQNIPESFSEEDIRKLLEAHGKLKTCNLVIDPFTRLNKGYGFFEYESSSSAKEAVIHLNGHVIQNNVLSVKHAAFSSFAAGGKPADCRASSIITSVSHCVFSNPLLGLQMQNGRKKGSEPSRVVQLLNVVYPEDILDDKNYREMLKEIKEEAQKYGPLEEIYIPRIHKREEPASIEDVKTEGNDKVAVKSEETSVKTDVRQQTIEDRNKEYQLGVGKVFLKYSNETAGRKAQYMLNGRIFDKNRVVCAAFFPCDLYQQGKYTLL, from the exons ATGGCTCTACCCACTGTTACTATTAACATAAAGGAAAGTCCTGATGATGAACCAGGGCCTATTACATACTATGGAGGTCCTCtcgatgaaaataaagttAAGTTGACTAAGGCCGAGTTTCCTCTTAACTCTGGCCTCTGGAAGTTCACACATGTAGCATCTACTAGGATTCTTTTCACTGTAGAAAAAGTACAGTCTGGAAGTACCAATGTGCCTGATATAACTGATATAAAACCAAAAAATGGTGAGCCCGTAAAGTCCTATTCTGTCTGGTACTGGAAGTATGACCAATCAATGAATAACCCTTTATTCATAGAGATTTAcaataaagatgatacGTATGATTATCGTGAAACTAAGGGAGGTGGCTCTTGGAATCCACATGATAGTGGTTCTCAATCTACTCGACGGCTAGAAGGTAGATCCCTTGAGCAGAAACTTGACAACCTCAATTGTAAACATTACAAGTTGGTAAATATCGATCTAACTCGTAATAGATACAGAACGGGAAATAAATATTGTTGTGACAAGCATGATACTGGTAAAAAAAGGGTCACAGTTAAGGGAGATAAAATTAGAGTTAGTCTTCCTGGAGCCAAAGAGATTCCCTATTTCAAGCATCATATTGGTGGTGAATCTGAACTAGCCGGGATTAAGTATAACGAGGATGGTCAGTCTAGTGGTAGGAGGAATATAACGTTAAGTGACCATCCATTTCCAATTAAAGGCCCACTCACCGTTTACGTCTTCTACTGTAATGGGAGTGATCCAAAACTGATATACGTCAAAGAAGGAAGCCCTGTTGTTAACAAGTGGTTCAAGAAAGGCAATACTGGTGGTTACACATGGACAGAGACCTTGGAAGGACTCCGAAATACAATGCCAGATAATATTAAAGGTTGTGGTGACGGTAACTTTGACCAACTTGTGAAGGAACTAAAAGACTTTGGATGTGGCTATTCAACATGTCCTCAACAACAACCGCCTCCGCCGCCTCTCCTCTACCTGGCGGTGCTGGTTCTGTTACACCTGGCTCTCTTACTGGATCTACAAACGCTTTGCtggagacccttgg GTATAAGACTTCAAGATGTTGTTGATTTTTTCAACGGGGCCTTAATGACAATGTCGACTTCGATAGATATAAATGGCCCAATGCCTGTGATGAAAACTGAGATATTTAATCAGGAGCAAGGTTATTGCTTTCTTGAGTTTACTACCGCAGAGTATGCGGATTTGTGTTATAAACTAGATGGTATACAGTGTAATGGGTATTCTCTAAAACTTAGGAGACCAATagatttttcatcttcGATGTCTAGTGAGGATACTAAAATTTTTGTGCAAAATATCCCAGAATCATTCAGTGAGGAGGATATACGAAAGCTTCTAGAAGCACATGGAAAACTTAAAACATGCAACCTTGTTATAGACCCGTTTACACGTTTAAATAAGGGATATGGATTTTTTGAATATGAATCGTCGAGTTCTGCTAAGGAAGCTGTGATACATTTGAACGGACATGTAATACAGAATAATGTGTTGAGTGTAAAGCACGCTGCGTTCTCATCATTTGCTGCTGGTGGTAAACCGGCAGACTGTAGAGCTTCTAGTATTATAACTTCAGTTTCACACTGTGTCTTCTCAAATCCTCTTTTGGGGCTCCAAATGcaaaatggaagaaagaAGGGATCAGAACCATCAAGAGTAGTACAACTTCTTAACGTAGTATATCCGGAAGATATTCTGGATGATAAGAATTATCGAGAAATgctaaaggagataaagGAAGAGGCGCAAAAATATGGACCATTGGAGGAAATTTATATACCAAGAATACACAAAAGGGAGGAACCTGCCTCTATTGAAGATGTTAAGACGGAAGGGAATGATAAAGTGGCTGTAAAATCAGAGGAAACATCGGTCAAGACCGATGTAAGACAACAAACTATCGAAGATAGAAACAAAG AGTATCAACTGGGTGTTGGAAAGGTCTTTCTGAAGTATTCTAACGAAACTGCCGGCAGAAAGGCACAGTATATGCTCAATGGACGCatatttgacaaaaatAGAGTTGTATGTGCCGCGTTCTTTCCATGCGATCTCTATCAACAAGGCAAATATACACTCCTGTGA
- a CDS encoding hypothetical protein (encoded by transcript BEWA_001260A), whose translation MGQVDGFSNFDNVGTSQSKRRRRKRNWDTPDESATLGELKAKSAEEEQKRRQKRLYIGNLPHGKLKSCIIGWKSIVVARFKGIC comes from the exons ATGGGACAAGTTGACGGATTCTCAAACTTTGACAATGTTGGCACTAGCCAGTCCAAAAG GCgtagaagaaagagaaactGGGATACTCCAGATGAATCTGCCACTCTTGGAGAATTAAAGGCCAAGAGCGCCGAGGAAGAACAAAAAAGAAGACAAAAGAGATTATATATCGGAAATCTACCACATGGTAAGCTCAAAAGTTGTATCATAGGATGGAAGTCCATTGTTGTTGCACGATTTAAGGGAATATGCTGA